A section of the Struthio camelus isolate bStrCam1 chromosome 18, bStrCam1.hap1, whole genome shotgun sequence genome encodes:
- the ADNP gene encoding activity-dependent neuroprotector homeobox protein isoform X1, producing the protein MGAGSAGTHRGWGPLPPGARPPPLPPDNESRMLMRVSRHFRSFSAAILARAGSGQEGPGCIVCRAPREPPPSLPPPPRSPAPPAPGSAPSAAAAAPRPRDPLTTGRPPPHTRPPPPPAAIQPPLSPPRRRRRLRSARPPRDPGGAREAARRTPTPSQRCRGSARPRCRGEPRSETMFQLPVNNLGSLRKARKTVKKILSDIGLEYCKEHIEDFKQFEPNDFYLKNTTWEDVGLWDPSLTKNQDYRTKPFCCSACPFSSKFFSAYKSHFRNVHSEDFENRILLNCPYCTFNADKKTLETHIKIFHAPNANTPSGGISTFKDKNKHDSLKPKQADSVEQAVYYCKKCTYRDPLYEIVRKHIYREHFQHVAAPYVAKGGEKSLNGAVPLSSSTREEGSIHCKRCLFMPKSYEALVQHVIEDHERIGYQVTAMIGHTNVVVPRSKPLMLIAPKPQDKKPMGLPQRMGPLSPGSVRSLSSQQMMNRLTIPKPTLNSAGVNMMSNVHLQQNNYGVKSVPPSYVGQPGGRLNLSGNAPVSIPQQSQTMKQFSSGNGRPYTLGGEQRSQASARYSLQSANSSSLSSGQLKQTSLSQSQAGSRVLGQSGSKSPVAATGPSAVNTSSTQKWKICTICNELFPENVYSVHFEKEHKAEKVPAVANYIMKIHNFTSKCLYCNRYLPTDTLLNHMLIHGLSCPYCRSTFNDVEKMAAHMRMVHVDEEMGPKTDSTLTFDLTLQQGSHTNIHLLVTTYNLRDAPAESVAYHAQNTPPVPPKPQPKIQEKSDVPVKSSPQAAVPYKKDVGKTLCPLCFSILKGPISDALAHHLRERHQVIQTVHPVEKKLTYKCIHCLGVYTSNMTASTITLHLVHCRGVGKTQNGQDKGNSSSRLNQSPAIAPVKRTYEHMEFSLMKKRKMDDDDSPSAFEEKPEEPVVLALDPKGHEDDSYEARKTFLTKYFNKQPYPSRREIEKLAASLWLWKSDIASHFSNKRKKCVRDCEKYKPGVLLGFNMKELNKVKHEMDFDAEWLFENHDEKNSRVNVSKTVDKKINIEKDNESSSDSYENIEEEYNESSSPFGQRISDMGGKTSSDSIVENPEDSISKETVEENTLQSSPEKSDQKQQESSKYEEIISAEEPTKLVGDVSDSEGDQDDQDDAVEWKDGASQSESGPGSQQVSDYEDNTSEVKPEVWTDESSQSEDAGSSKPPVETKEGGSESDEEQSKWKNRSYGKVEEFWSKDQSQWKNASEIEESLSNQQMEWQNSTIDSEDGDQFDSVTDGVAEPMHSSLTGVELSSQQA; encoded by the exons ATGGGGGCCGGGTCGGCGGGAACCCACCGGGGCtggggccccctcccccccggggcgcggccccctcccctcccgccggaCAATGAGTCCCGTATGCTAATGAGAGTCTCGCGTCACTTCCGCTCTTTCTCGGCCGCCATCTTGGCCAGGGCAGGTTCTGGGCAGGAGGGACCCGGCTGTATTGTCTGCAGGGCGCCCAGggagccccccccctccctcccccccccgccccggagccccgcaccccccgccccggggtcTGCGCCcagtgccgccgccgccgccccccgcccccgggacccGCTCACCAcaggccgcccccccccgcacactcgccctccccccccccccgccgccatccAGCCCCCTTTGtctcccccgcgccgccgccgccggctccgctccgcccgcccgcccagggACCCGGGCGGCGCCAGGGAGGCAGCTCGGcgcacccccacccccagccagAGGTGCCGGGGGAGCGCCCGCCCTCGCTGCCGAGGAGAGCCCCGGTCAG AAACTATGTTCCAACTTCCTGTCAACAACCTTGGCAGTTTAAGAAAGGCCCGgaaaactgtgaaaaaaatacttaGTGACATTGGTTTGGAATACTGTAAAGAACATATAGAA GATTTTAAGCAGTTTGAACCTAAtgacttttatttgaaaaacactACATGGGAAGATGTAGGATTGTGGGACCCATCGCTTACAAAAAATCAG gACTATCGGACAAAGCCCTTTTGCTGCAGTGCGTGTCCATTTTCCTCGAAGTTCTTTTCTGCCTACAAAAGCCACTTCCGGAATGTTCATAGTGAAGACTTTGAAAATAGGATTCTCCTTAATTGTCCTTACTGTACTTTCAATGCGGACAAAAAGACTTTGGAAACgcacattaaaatatttcatgctcCAAATGCCAATACACCGAGTGGAGGCATCAgcacttttaaagataaaaacaaacatgaTAGCCTTAAACCTAAGCAGGCTGACAGTGTAGAACAAGCTGTTTATTACTGTAAGAAGTGCACTTACCGAGATCCTCTGTATGAAATAGTTAGAAAGCACATTTACAGGGAACATTTTCAGCACGTTGCTGCTCCTTATGTAGCAAAGGGAGGCGAAAAGTCACTCAATGGTGCAGTTCCGTTAAGTTCCAGTACCCGGGAGGAGGGTAGTATTCACTGCAAGCGATGCCTTTTTATGCCGAAATCGTATGAAGCTTTAGTACAGCATGTGATCGAAGACCATGAACGTATAGGATATCAGGTAACAGCGATGATAGGTCACACTAATGTAGTGGTTCCAAGATCTAAACCTTTGATGCTAATAGCTCCAAAACCCCAGGATAAAAAGCCTATGGGACTCCCTCAGAGGATGGGTCCCCTTTCCCCTGGAAGTGTTCGATCTCTTTCATCACAGCAGATGATGAACAGACTCACTATACCAAAGCCTACATTAAATTCCGCAGGAGTGAATATGATGTCAAACGTTCACCTACAGCAAAATAATTACGGAGTCAAATCAGTACCACCAAGTTATGTTGGTCAGCCAGGGGGAAGGCTAAACCTAAGTGGCAATGCCCCAGTTTCTATTCCACAGCAATCTCAAACAATGAAACAGTTTTCAAGTGGAAATGGAAGGCCTTACACTCTTGGAGGAGAACAGAGATCACAGGCCTCAGCAAGATACTCTCTGCAGTCTGCCAATTCATCTTCTCTTTCATCAGGTCAGTTGAAACAAACATCGTTATCTCAGTCACAGGCAGGTTCAAGAGTATTAGGTCAGTCTGGCTCAAAATCTCCTGTAGCTGCTACAGGTCCTTCTGCTGTCAATACATCGTCCACACAAAAGTGGAAGATCTGTACAATCTGTAATGAGCTGTTTCCTGAAAACGTGTATAGTGTCCACTTTGAAAAGGAGCACAAGGCTGAAAAGGTGCCTGCAGTAGCTAACTATATAATGAAAATACACAATTTTACTAGCAAATGTCTATACTGTAATCGCTATTTACCTACTGACACGTTGCTTAACCATATGTTAATACATGGTCTGTCTTGTCCGTACTGCCGTTCTACCTTCAATGATGTTGAAAAGATGGCCGCTCATATGCGAATGGTTCATGTTGATGAAGAAATGGGACCTAAAACTGATTCCACTCTGACCTTTGATTTGACATTGCAGCAGGGTAGTCACACAAATATACATCTTCTTGTCACAACCTACAACCTGAGAGATGCTCCTGCTGAATCTGTAGCATATCATGCTCAGAATACTCCCCCAGTTCCTCCAAAACCACAGCCGAAAATCCAGGAGAAGTCTGATGTACCTGTAAAAAGCTCTCCACAAGCAGCAGTTCCCTACAAAAAAGACGTGGGTAAAACTCTCTGTCCTCTGTGCTTTTCAATCCTAAAAGGACCCATCTCTGATGCACTTGCACATCATTTAAGGGAGAGACATCAAGTTATTCAAACAGTTCATCCAGTTGAGAAAAAGTTAACTTACAAATGCATTCATTGCCTTGGTGTATATACTAGTAACATGACTGCCTCAACTATAACGCTGCACCTTGTACACTGCCGAGGTGTTGGGAAGACTCAAAACGGCCAAGACAAAGGTAATTCATCATCTCGGCTAAATCAGTCTCCAGCTATAGCACCTGTAAAACGTACTTATGAACACATGGAATTCTCgctaatgaagaaaagaaaaatggatgaTGATGACTCCCCCTCTGCCTTTGAGGAGAAGCCAGAAGAACCTGTAGTTCTAGCTTTGGACCCCAAGGGTCACGAAGATGATTCTTATGAAGCCAGGAAAACATTTCTTACAAAGTATTTTAATAAGCAACCGTATCCCAGTAGGAGAGAAATTGAAAAGCTGGCTGCCAGTTTGTGGCTATGGAAATCTGATATTGCTTCTCATTTtagcaacaaaaggaagaaatgtgTTAGAGATTGTGAAAAATATAAACCTGGTGTGCTGCTTGGTTTCAACATGAAAGAATTAAACAAAGTTAAACATGAGATGGATTTTGATGCTGAATGGCTGTTTGAGAATCATGATGAAAAGAATTCCAGAGTCAATGTTAGTAAGACTgttgataaaaaaataaacatagagAAAGACAATGAAAGTTCCTCAGACAGCTATGAAAACATAGAAGAAGAATACAATGAAAGCAGTAGTCCATTTGGTCAACGAATTTCTGACATGGGTGGGAAAACCTCTTCTGATAGCATAGTGGAGAACCCAGAGGACAGCATATCCAAGGAGACTGTTGAGGAAAATACTTTACAGTCGTCTCCGGAGAAGAGCGATCAAAAACAACAGGAAAGTTCTAAATACGAAGAGATTATTTCTGCTGAAGAACCAACAAAACTAGTAGGTGATGTTTCAGACAGTGAAGGTGATCAGGATGATCAAGACGATGCTGTTGAATGGAAAGATGGCGCTTCACAATCTGAAAGTGGGCCTGGTTCTCAGCAGGTTTCTGATTATGAAGATAATACATCGGAAGTAAAACCAGAGGTGTGGACAGATGAATCCTCCCAAAGTGAAGATGCTGGCAGCAGTAAACCGCCTGTAGAAACAAAAGAGGGTGGATCTGAAAGTGATGAAGAACAGTCAAAGTGGAAGAATCGTTCCTATGGAAAAGTAGAAGAGTTTTGGTCTAAGGACCAGTCACAGTGGAAAAATGCATCAGAGATTGAGGAGAGCTTGTCAAATCAGCAGATGGAATGGCAGAATAGCACAATTGACAGTGAGGATGGAGATCAGTTTGACAGTGTGACTGATGGAGTAGCAGAACCAATGCATAGCAGTTTAACTGGTGTGGAGCTGAGTAGCCAGCAAGCATAA